A section of the Hyalangium minutum genome encodes:
- a CDS encoding short-chain fatty acid transporter, with amino-acid sequence METLVRIAEGLGRFSSRFVPSAFAIAVLLSLLTMGLALGWAGASPEQVLGAWGGGFWELLPFSMQMALVMFTGYLLALTSPVRTLLERLAGLAKSPRGAVALMAGVSMGLAYINWGLSLVASAMLVRFVARRQPDVDYRLLVACAYFGLGATWHAGLSASAPLLVATPGHFLEKQLGIIPINLTLFSAFNLGLTVAVVAGLAVLAWALHPKPEATVKVEPAVLEKLGDFVPPERPTERSVAVWLDHAWLLNVIFGVLGLAWFARHLALNGGWRALNLNVVNFLFLTLAVLLHLTPARLLKASEEAGSVLHGIVLQFPLYAGIYGIFKATGLTDRIGELFVSLSTRETFPAIVYLYSGVVNYFVPSGGSKWAIEAPYLLNAASSLGVAPEKVVLAYAWGDMATDLIQPFWALPLLTVARLEFKDILGFLLLAFLLYLPFVTLAFFLFG; translated from the coding sequence GTGGAGACCCTCGTCCGGATCGCGGAAGGACTCGGCCGCTTCTCCTCGCGCTTCGTCCCGAGCGCGTTTGCCATTGCCGTCCTGCTCAGCCTGCTCACGATGGGGCTCGCCCTCGGGTGGGCGGGCGCCTCGCCCGAGCAGGTGCTGGGCGCCTGGGGCGGTGGCTTCTGGGAGCTGCTCCCCTTCTCCATGCAGATGGCGCTGGTGATGTTCACCGGCTACCTGCTGGCCCTCACCTCCCCGGTGCGCACGCTGCTGGAGCGGCTGGCGGGCCTGGCGAAGAGCCCTCGGGGCGCGGTGGCGCTGATGGCCGGCGTCTCCATGGGCCTGGCCTACATCAACTGGGGCCTCTCGCTGGTGGCCAGCGCCATGCTGGTGCGCTTCGTGGCGAGGCGGCAGCCGGACGTGGACTATCGCCTGCTGGTGGCCTGCGCCTACTTCGGCCTGGGCGCCACCTGGCATGCGGGCCTGTCGGCCTCCGCCCCGCTGCTGGTGGCCACGCCGGGGCACTTCCTGGAGAAGCAGCTGGGCATCATTCCCATCAATCTCACCCTGTTCTCCGCGTTCAACCTGGGGCTCACGGTGGCGGTGGTGGCGGGGCTCGCGGTGCTGGCCTGGGCGCTGCACCCCAAGCCCGAGGCCACGGTGAAGGTGGAGCCCGCAGTGCTGGAGAAGCTGGGCGACTTCGTTCCCCCCGAGCGCCCCACCGAGCGCAGCGTCGCGGTATGGCTGGATCACGCGTGGCTGCTCAATGTCATCTTCGGCGTGCTCGGGCTGGCGTGGTTCGCGCGACACCTGGCGCTCAACGGGGGCTGGAGGGCCCTCAATCTCAACGTGGTGAACTTCCTGTTCCTCACGCTGGCGGTGTTGCTGCACCTCACCCCGGCCCGGCTGCTCAAGGCCAGCGAGGAGGCCGGCTCCGTGCTGCATGGCATCGTCCTGCAGTTCCCGCTGTACGCGGGCATCTACGGCATCTTCAAGGCCACCGGACTCACCGACCGAATCGGCGAGCTGTTCGTGTCGCTCTCCACGCGCGAGACGTTCCCCGCCATCGTCTACCTCTACAGCGGGGTGGTGAACTACTTCGTACCCTCGGGCGGCTCCAAGTGGGCCATCGAGGCGCCCTACCTGCTGAACGCGGCGTCCTCGCTGGGCGTGGCGCCGGAGAAGGTGGTGCTGGCGTACGCGTGGGGAGACATGGCCACGGATCTCATCCAGCCCTTCTGGGCCCTGCCGTTGCTCACCGTGGCGCGGCTCGAGTTCAAAGACATCCTCGGCTTCTTGCTGCTGGCTTTCCTGCTCTACCTGCCGTTCGTGACGCTGGCGTTCTTCCTGTTCGGCTGA
- a CDS encoding response regulator transcription factor, whose translation MYHLLKLGPVQLSQDTTNVYLRVTSAGDFAPPVFEHDDEAGVQALLEGVEPSGVSCEPGLAEVAERLGLRVESPPLEVLSARAAIGTFMAWEQRGVAGLGADKALLFVQAATEFYEARPWKHWDDSQPFHISVSGALTRTYEGSVFGGEDGGEGLALYEQAGALKVLMDLQGSGKDAAASQLPAIGVTLDTRPEYAIQALAAAGRAPRLPLPLKTGPSGVSMPSLVEALVLVATLRAVARLDLTRREALSTVVAGQEQMSVRVLAPQPRVRN comes from the coding sequence ATGTACCACCTGCTCAAGCTCGGCCCCGTGCAGCTCTCCCAGGACACCACGAACGTGTACCTACGGGTGACAAGCGCGGGGGACTTCGCGCCGCCCGTCTTCGAGCACGATGACGAGGCCGGTGTGCAGGCCCTGCTCGAGGGCGTGGAGCCTTCGGGCGTGAGCTGCGAGCCCGGCCTGGCGGAGGTCGCGGAGCGCCTGGGGCTCCGCGTGGAGTCTCCGCCACTGGAGGTGCTCTCGGCGCGCGCGGCCATTGGCACCTTCATGGCGTGGGAGCAGCGAGGCGTTGCGGGGCTCGGGGCGGACAAGGCGCTGCTCTTCGTCCAGGCCGCCACCGAATTCTATGAGGCCCGGCCGTGGAAGCACTGGGATGACAGCCAGCCGTTCCACATCAGCGTCTCCGGCGCGCTCACGCGCACGTACGAGGGCAGCGTCTTCGGCGGAGAGGACGGTGGCGAGGGGCTCGCGCTCTACGAGCAGGCTGGGGCCCTCAAGGTGCTGATGGACCTGCAGGGGAGCGGCAAGGACGCCGCCGCCAGCCAGCTGCCCGCCATTGGCGTCACGCTGGACACGCGGCCTGAGTACGCCATTCAGGCGCTGGCCGCCGCGGGCCGCGCGCCCCGGTTACCCCTGCCGCTCAAGACGGGCCCTTCGGGGGTCTCCATGCCGTCCCTGGTGGAGGCGCTGGTGCTGGTGGCCACGCTGCGGGCAGTGGCTCGGCTGGATTTGACGCGGCGTGAAGCCCTGAGCACCGTGGTTGCGGGCCAGGAGCAGATGTCCGTCCGAGTGCTTGCCCCTCAGCCGCGCGTGCGGAACTAA
- a CDS encoding HAMP domain-containing protein produces MRTQKTAAPRKSSATRPPPPKTQRENEAASEVLDTRQLLRILAAVRQGDFTVRMPVDTVGVAGKVADTLNDIIDLNERMAKEFERIGTMVGKEGRITQRATLAGSVGSWADCVESVNTLVADLIQPTSEMSRVIGAVAKGDLSQTMALEVDGRPLKGEFLRTARLVNGMVEQLGSFASEVTRVAREVGTEGKLGGQAKVKGVAGTWKDLTDNVNSMASNLTSQVRNIAEVTTAVARGDLSKKITVDVRGEILELKNTINTMVDQLSSFASEVTRVAREVGTEGKLGGQAFVKGVGGTWKDLTDNVNSMASNLTSQVRNIAEVTTAVANGDLSKKITVDVRGEILELKNTINTMVDQLSSFASEVTRVAREVGTEGKLGGQAVVKGVAGTWKDLTDNVNSMASNLTAQVRNIAEVTTAVANGDLSKKITVDVQGEILELKNTINTMVDQLSSFASEVTRVAREVGTEGKLGGQAVVKGVGGTWKDLTDNVNSMASNLTAQVRNIAEVTTAVANGDLSKKITVDVRGEILELKNTINTMVDQLRSFASEVTRVAREVGTEGKLGGQAIVRGVGGTWKDLTDNVNSMASNLTAQVRNIAEVTTAVANGDLSKKITVDVRGEILELKNTINTMVDQLSSFASEVTRVAREVGTEGKLGGQAFVKGVGGTWKDLTDNVNSMASNLTSQVRNIAEVTTAVANGDLSKKITVDVRGEILELKNTINTMVDQLSSFASEVTRVAREVGTEGKLGGQAIVRGVGGTWKDLTDNVNSMASNLTSQVRNIAEVTTAVARGDLSKKITVDVRGEILELKNTINTMVDQLSSFASEVTRVAREVGTEGKLGGQAVVKGVGGTWKDLTDNVNSMASNLTAQVRNIAEVTTAVANGDLSKKITVDVRGEILELKNTINTMVDQLSSFASEVTRVAREVGTEGKLGGQAFVKGVAGTWKDLTDNVNSMASNLTAQVRNIAEVTTAVANGDLSKKITVDVQGEILELKNTINTMVDQLSSFASEVTRVAREVGTEGKLGGQAVVKGVAGTWKDLTDNVNSMATNLTTQVRGIAKVVTAVANGDLKRKLVVDAKGEIAELADTINGMIDTLAVFADQVTTVAREVGIEGKLGGQARVPGTAGIWRDLTDNVNQLAANLTTQVRAIAEVATAVTKGDLTRFITVSAQGEVAALKDNINEMIRNLKDTTRKNTEQDWLKTNLAKFTRVLQGQRDLLTVSKVILSELAPLVDAQHGVFYISERQEGEQILKLLASYAYRERKGLSNSFKLGEGLVGQCALEKEPILLSDVPDSYIRISSGLGEEVPRNIVVLPVLFEGEIKAVIELASFHKFSDVHLGFLEQLTESIGIVLNTIAANMRTEALLKQSQALTEELRKQQEELTETNKRLEQQANSLQQSEELLKRQQEELRRTNEELQEKAKLLSEQKNEVERKNLEVEQAKRALEEKAEQLSLTSKYKSEFLANMSHELRTPLNSLLILSQTLSDNTEGNLTGRQVEFAKTIHASGADLLELINDILDLSKIESGTMTVDVGPLRFSDLREFVERTFRQIADKKGLDFSIAVAQELPLESQTDAKRLQQVLKNLLSNAFKFTESGRVTLSVQSARGGFTPDHPILKTAPTVVAFTVKDTGIGIPKDKHQIIFEAFQQADGSTARKYGGTGLGLSISREIARLLGGEIRLESDVGKGSTFTLYLPLNYVAPRPAEQGSVVEKAVSGVQALPAPSPVNAPAVVPAPVPAPLAAAEAAAPAVPRIEIEDDRASILSGDPVLLAVTSAPDHAARLRAAAQGVGFKMLVSSEAEAALEMARNARPVAVAVDLDLPDMGGWVVLDRLKHDAATRALPVYTVSESDHRERSLNLGALGHLLAAADPEAAAQALQELRDFVDRKGRSLLIVEDDDVHRRTLVELLGSEDVQTVAVGTASEALGAISEKRFDCVVLDLGLPDMPGAELLTKLQTEHGRAIPPVIVYTGRELSRAQETELRRVAEAIVIKDAQSPERLLEETSLFLHRAPAQLPEPKRKMLEKARHMDPLLVGRKVLVVDDDVRNIFALNTVLERFGMKVVFAESAQEGIDLLEREPGVELVLMDVMMPEMDGYQAMQTIRKMERLAHLPILALTAKAMKGDREKCLEAGASDYITKPVDIDKLLSLLRVWLHAPRGAGPKSPRTELAE; encoded by the coding sequence ATGCGTACCCAGAAGACCGCTGCACCCCGAAAGTCATCCGCGACGCGTCCTCCGCCGCCCAAGACGCAGAGAGAGAATGAGGCCGCTTCCGAAGTGCTGGATACGCGTCAGCTGCTTCGCATCCTCGCCGCCGTGCGGCAGGGTGACTTCACCGTGCGAATGCCGGTGGACACCGTGGGCGTCGCCGGCAAGGTCGCCGATACCCTGAATGACATCATCGACCTCAACGAGCGCATGGCGAAGGAGTTCGAGCGCATCGGGACGATGGTCGGTAAGGAAGGCCGCATTACCCAGCGTGCGACGCTGGCGGGCTCGGTCGGCTCGTGGGCCGACTGCGTGGAGTCCGTGAACACGCTGGTGGCGGACCTTATCCAGCCGACCTCGGAAATGAGCCGCGTGATCGGCGCCGTGGCCAAGGGTGACCTGTCGCAGACGATGGCGCTCGAGGTGGATGGCCGTCCGCTCAAGGGAGAGTTCCTCCGCACCGCCCGGCTGGTGAACGGCATGGTGGAGCAGCTCGGCTCGTTCGCCTCGGAAGTGACCCGCGTGGCCCGCGAGGTGGGTACCGAAGGAAAGCTGGGTGGCCAGGCCAAGGTGAAGGGCGTGGCCGGTACCTGGAAGGACCTCACGGACAACGTGAACTCGATGGCGTCGAACCTGACGTCTCAGGTGCGCAACATCGCCGAGGTGACGACGGCGGTGGCCCGCGGCGATCTGTCCAAGAAGATCACCGTGGACGTGCGCGGCGAGATCCTGGAGTTGAAGAACACCATCAATACGATGGTGGATCAGCTCTCGTCGTTCGCCTCGGAAGTGACGCGTGTGGCGCGCGAGGTGGGTACGGAAGGAAAGCTGGGCGGCCAGGCCTTCGTGAAGGGCGTGGGTGGTACGTGGAAGGACCTCACGGACAACGTGAACTCCATGGCCTCCAACCTGACCTCTCAGGTGCGCAACATCGCCGAGGTGACGACGGCGGTGGCCAATGGAGACTTGTCCAAGAAGATCACCGTGGATGTGCGCGGTGAGATTCTGGAGCTGAAGAACACCATCAACACGATGGTGGACCAGCTGTCCTCGTTCGCCTCGGAAGTGACCCGCGTGGCGCGCGAGGTGGGTACGGAAGGAAAGCTGGGGGGTCAGGCCGTCGTGAAGGGTGTCGCGGGTACGTGGAAGGACCTCACGGACAACGTGAACTCCATGGCCTCCAACCTGACTGCGCAGGTGCGCAACATCGCCGAGGTGACGACGGCGGTGGCCAACGGTGACTTGTCCAAGAAGATCACCGTGGACGTGCAGGGCGAAATCCTGGAGCTGAAGAACACCATCAACACGATGGTGGACCAGCTGTCGTCCTTCGCCTCGGAAGTGACGCGCGTGGCGCGCGAGGTGGGAACGGAAGGAAAGCTGGGTGGTCAGGCCGTCGTGAAGGGCGTGGGCGGTACGTGGAAGGACCTCACGGACAACGTGAACTCGATGGCGTCGAACCTGACTGCCCAGGTGCGCAACATCGCCGAGGTGACGACGGCGGTGGCCAATGGAGACTTGTCCAAGAAGATCACCGTGGATGTGCGCGGTGAGATTCTGGAGCTGAAGAACACCATCAACACGATGGTGGACCAGCTCCGCTCCTTCGCCTCGGAAGTGACACGTGTGGCACGCGAGGTGGGAACGGAAGGAAAGCTGGGTGGTCAGGCCATCGTGCGCGGCGTCGGTGGTACGTGGAAGGACCTCACGGACAACGTGAACTCGATGGCGTCGAACCTGACTGCCCAGGTGCGCAACATCGCCGAGGTGACGACGGCGGTGGCCAACGGTGACTTGTCCAAGAAGATCACCGTGGATGTGCGCGGTGAGATTCTGGAGCTGAAGAACACCATCAATACGATGGTGGATCAGCTGTCGTCCTTCGCCTCGGAAGTGACGCGTGTGGCGCGCGAGGTGGGTACGGAAGGAAAGCTGGGCGGCCAGGCCTTCGTGAAGGGCGTGGGTGGTACGTGGAAGGACCTCACGGACAACGTGAACTCCATGGCCTCCAACCTGACGTCTCAGGTGCGCAACATCGCCGAAGTGACGACGGCGGTGGCCAACGGTGACTTGTCCAAGAAGATCACCGTGGATGTGCGCGGTGAGATTCTGGAGCTGAAGAACACCATCAACACGATGGTGGACCAGCTGTCCTCGTTCGCCTCGGAAGTGACCCGCGTGGCGCGCGAGGTGGGTACGGAAGGAAAGCTGGGGGGTCAGGCCATCGTGCGCGGCGTCGGTGGTACGTGGAAGGATCTCACCGACAACGTGAACTCGATGGCGTCGAACCTGACGTCGCAAGTGCGCAACATCGCCGAAGTGACCACGGCCGTGGCCCGCGGTGACCTGTCCAAGAAGATCACCGTGGATGTGCGCGGTGAGATCCTGGAGCTGAAGAACACCATCAACACGATGGTGGATCAGCTCTCGTCGTTCGCCTCGGAAGTGACGCGCGTGGCGCGCGAGGTGGGTACGGAAGGAAAGCTGGGGGGTCAGGCCGTCGTGAAGGGCGTGGGTGGTACGTGGAAGGACCTCACGGACAACGTGAACTCCATGGCCTCCAACCTGACTGCGCAGGTGCGCAACATCGCCGAGGTGACGACGGCGGTGGCCAACGGTGACTTGTCCAAGAAGATCACCGTGGACGTGCGCGGTGAGATCCTGGAGCTGAAGAACACCATCAACACGATGGTGGACCAGCTGTCGTCCTTCGCCTCGGAAGTGACGCGCGTCGCCCGTGAGGTGGGAACGGAAGGAAAGCTGGGGGGCCAGGCCTTCGTGAAGGGTGTCGCGGGTACGTGGAAGGACCTCACGGACAACGTGAATTCCATGGCGTCGAACCTGACTGCGCAGGTGCGCAACATCGCCGAGGTGACGACGGCGGTGGCCAATGGTGACTTGTCCAAGAAGATCACCGTGGACGTGCAGGGCGAAATCCTGGAGCTGAAGAACACCATCAACACGATGGTGGATCAGCTGTCGTCCTTCGCCTCGGAAGTGACGCGCGTGGCGCGCGAGGTGGGTACGGAAGGAAAGCTGGGTGGCCAGGCCGTCGTGAAGGGCGTGGCCGGTACGTGGAAGGACCTCACGGACAACGTGAACTCCATGGCCACCAACCTCACCACCCAGGTGCGCGGCATCGCCAAGGTGGTGACCGCCGTCGCCAACGGTGACCTGAAGCGCAAGCTCGTCGTGGACGCCAAGGGCGAGATCGCCGAGCTGGCCGACACCATCAACGGCATGATCGACACCCTCGCCGTGTTCGCCGACCAGGTGACCACGGTGGCCCGCGAGGTGGGTATCGAAGGAAAGCTCGGCGGCCAGGCTCGCGTGCCCGGCACCGCCGGCATCTGGCGCGACCTCACGGACAACGTGAACCAGCTCGCCGCCAACCTCACCACCCAGGTGCGCGCCATCGCCGAGGTCGCCACCGCCGTGACCAAGGGTGACCTCACCCGGTTCATCACCGTGTCCGCCCAGGGCGAAGTGGCTGCCCTCAAGGACAACATCAACGAGATGATCCGGAACCTGAAGGACACCACGCGCAAGAACACGGAGCAGGACTGGCTGAAGACGAACCTGGCCAAGTTCACCCGCGTCCTCCAGGGCCAGCGCGACCTGCTCACCGTCTCCAAGGTGATCCTCTCGGAGCTCGCGCCGCTGGTCGACGCCCAGCACGGCGTCTTCTACATCTCCGAGCGCCAGGAGGGAGAGCAGATCCTCAAGCTGCTCGCCTCGTACGCCTACCGCGAGCGCAAGGGCCTCTCCAACTCCTTCAAGCTGGGCGAGGGCCTCGTCGGCCAGTGCGCCTTGGAGAAGGAGCCCATCCTCCTGTCCGACGTGCCGGATTCGTACATCCGCATCAGCTCCGGCCTGGGCGAGGAGGTGCCGCGCAACATCGTCGTGCTGCCGGTGCTCTTCGAGGGTGAAATCAAGGCCGTCATCGAGCTGGCCAGTTTCCACAAGTTCAGCGACGTGCACCTGGGCTTCCTGGAGCAGTTGACCGAGTCCATCGGCATCGTGCTCAACACGATCGCCGCGAACATGCGCACCGAGGCGCTGCTCAAGCAGTCCCAGGCCCTCACCGAGGAGCTCCGCAAGCAGCAAGAGGAGCTCACCGAGACCAACAAGCGACTGGAGCAGCAGGCCAACTCGCTCCAGCAGTCCGAGGAACTCCTCAAGCGTCAGCAGGAGGAGCTGCGCCGCACCAACGAAGAGCTGCAGGAGAAGGCCAAGCTGCTCTCCGAGCAGAAGAACGAGGTGGAGCGCAAGAACCTTGAGGTGGAGCAGGCCAAGCGCGCCCTGGAAGAGAAGGCCGAGCAGCTCTCGCTCACCTCCAAGTACAAGAGCGAGTTCCTCGCCAACATGTCCCACGAGCTGCGCACCCCGCTCAACTCGCTGCTCATTCTCAGCCAGACGCTCAGCGACAACACCGAGGGCAACCTCACCGGCCGCCAGGTCGAGTTCGCGAAAACCATCCACGCCTCCGGCGCGGACCTGCTGGAGCTCATCAACGACATCCTCGACCTGTCGAAGATCGAGTCCGGTACGATGACGGTGGACGTGGGCCCGCTGCGCTTCAGCGACCTGCGCGAGTTCGTCGAGCGCACCTTCCGCCAGATCGCCGACAAGAAGGGCCTGGACTTCAGCATCGCCGTGGCGCAGGAGCTGCCGCTCGAGTCGCAGACGGACGCCAAGCGCCTGCAGCAGGTGCTCAAGAACCTGCTGTCCAACGCCTTCAAGTTCACCGAGTCCGGCCGTGTCACCCTCAGCGTCCAGTCGGCGCGCGGCGGCTTCACGCCGGACCACCCCATCCTCAAGACGGCGCCCACCGTGGTGGCCTTCACCGTCAAGGACACGGGCATCGGCATCCCGAAGGACAAGCACCAGATCATCTTCGAGGCGTTCCAGCAGGCGGACGGCTCCACCGCGCGCAAGTACGGCGGTACGGGCCTCGGCCTCTCTATCTCGCGCGAGATCGCCCGGCTCCTGGGCGGTGAGATCCGCCTGGAGAGCGACGTGGGCAAGGGCAGCACCTTCACCCTCTACCTGCCGCTCAACTACGTGGCCCCGCGGCCCGCGGAACAGGGCAGCGTGGTGGAGAAGGCGGTCTCCGGCGTCCAAGCCCTCCCGGCGCCCAGCCCAGTCAACGCCCCCGCCGTGGTCCCGGCCCCAGTTCCCGCGCCTCTCGCTGCCGCGGAGGCGGCCGCGCCGGCCGTCCCCCGTATCGAGATTGAGGACGATCGCGCCTCCATCCTCTCGGGCGATCCCGTGCTGCTGGCGGTGACCTCGGCCCCAGACCACGCGGCGCGGCTGCGCGCGGCGGCCCAGGGGGTGGGCTTCAAGATGCTCGTTTCCTCGGAGGCGGAGGCGGCGCTGGAGATGGCCCGCAACGCGAGGCCCGTTGCCGTCGCCGTGGACCTGGACCTGCCGGACATGGGGGGCTGGGTGGTGCTGGACCGGCTGAAGCATGACGCCGCCACCCGCGCGCTGCCCGTCTACACCGTGTCCGAGTCCGACCATCGCGAGCGCTCGCTCAACCTGGGCGCGCTGGGCCACCTGCTCGCCGCCGCCGACCCGGAGGCCGCCGCCCAGGCGCTCCAGGAGCTGCGCGACTTCGTGGACCGCAAGGGCCGCAGCCTCCTCATCGTGGAAGATGACGACGTCCACCGCCGCACGCTGGTGGAGCTGCTCGGCAGCGAGGACGTGCAGACGGTGGCCGTGGGCACCGCCTCCGAGGCCCTGGGCGCCATCTCCGAGAAGCGCTTCGATTGCGTGGTGCTGGACCTGGGCCTGCCGGACATGCCCGGCGCGGAGCTGCTCACGAAGCTCCAGACCGAGCACGGCCGCGCCATCCCGCCCGTCATCGTCTACACGGGCCGCGAGCTGTCGCGCGCCCAGGAGACGGAGCTGCGCCGGGTGGCCGAGGCCATCGTCATCAAGGACGCGCAGAGTCCCGAGCGGCTCTTGGAGGAGACCAGCCTCTTCCTCCACCGCGCGCCCGCGCAGCTGCCCGAGCCCAAGCGTAAGATGTTGGAGAAGGCGCGCCACATGGATCCGCTCCTCGTGGGCCGCAAGGTGCTCGTGGTGGATGACGACGTGCGCAACATCTTCGCCCTGAACACCGTGCTGGAGCGGTTCGGGATGAAGGTCGTCTTCGCCGAGAGCGCCCAGGAGGGCATCGACCTGCTGGAGCGCGAGCCCGGCGTGGAGCTCGTCCTGATGGACGTGATGATGCCGGAGATGGACGGCTACCAGGCGATGCAGACCATCCGGAAGATGGAGCGCTTGGCCCACCTGCCCATCCTCGCGCTCACCGCCAAGGCGATGAAGGGCGACCGCGAGAAGTGCCTGGAGGCCGGCGCGTCCGACTACATCACCAAGCCGGTGGACATCGACAAGCTGCTGAGCCTGCTGCGCGTCTGGCTGCACGCGCCGCGCGGCGCCGGCCCCAAGTCCCCGCGCACGGAGCTGGCTGAGTGA
- a CDS encoding CheR family methyltransferase, with translation MSSVTHSAELESLEVELLLEGVRRQYGFDLRNHSRPLLLRRLRRHLREERLETFSGLQGRVLHDPEAMEGLLRALACPPDTLFSDPSFFQDFRARVVPMLRTYPSIRVWHAGCYSGEDTYALAILLMEEGLWGRCRLYASDASGGLLSDARNGVLRLPGEEDARNYREAGGKRALTDYYTRDGDWAVLHPSLREGIFFTQHNLATDASFNEFQVILCRDTLLAYNRALASRAHERLYESLVRFGFLCLGRKETLARTPYAAAYEELEGTGRVYRRTA, from the coding sequence GTGAGCAGCGTCACCCACAGCGCGGAGCTGGAGTCCCTCGAGGTGGAGCTGCTCCTCGAGGGCGTCCGGCGCCAGTATGGCTTTGACCTGCGCAACCACTCGCGGCCGCTGCTGTTGCGGCGGCTGCGGCGGCACCTGCGCGAGGAACGGCTGGAGACCTTCTCCGGGCTGCAGGGCCGCGTGCTGCACGACCCGGAGGCGATGGAGGGCCTGCTGCGCGCCCTGGCCTGTCCTCCCGACACGCTCTTCTCCGACCCGTCCTTCTTCCAGGACTTCCGTGCGCGCGTGGTGCCCATGCTGCGCACCTACCCGTCCATCCGCGTGTGGCATGCGGGCTGCTACTCGGGCGAGGACACCTACGCGCTGGCCATCCTGCTGATGGAGGAGGGGCTCTGGGGGCGCTGCCGCTTGTATGCCTCGGATGCCAGCGGTGGGCTGCTGTCGGACGCGCGCAACGGCGTGCTGCGGCTGCCTGGCGAGGAGGACGCGCGCAACTACCGCGAGGCTGGTGGCAAGCGCGCGCTGACGGACTACTACACCCGCGACGGGGACTGGGCGGTGCTGCACCCCAGCCTGCGCGAGGGCATCTTCTTCACCCAGCACAACCTGGCCACGGACGCCTCCTTCAACGAGTTCCAGGTCATCTTGTGCCGGGATACGCTGCTGGCCTACAACCGGGCCCTGGCCAGCCGCGCCCATGAGCGCCTCTACGAGAGCCTCGTGCGGTTCGGCTTCCTGTGCCTGGGCCGCAAGGAGACCTTGGCTCGCACGCCTTACGCGGCGGCGTACGAGGAGCTGGAAGGCACGGGCCGCGTGTACCGGAGGACCGCATGA
- a CDS encoding chemotaxis protein CheB → MSPLGLLVVGAPHEASAEVEALLASLPSSLPVPVVLVVHRRAQELLAGSLARRCPLPVLEPDDKDELVAGRVYLAPSGYHLLVDRGCVCLSREPAEHGQRPAVDPLFESAADAYGPAAAALLFSGHDDGWAGLATLGARGGHVAVIGEGEPVEGVERVPLKDVKVWLARLSYVPRMKVQP, encoded by the coding sequence ATGAGCCCCCTGGGGCTGTTGGTGGTCGGCGCACCGCATGAGGCCTCGGCCGAGGTGGAGGCCCTGCTCGCCTCGCTTCCGTCGAGTCTGCCCGTCCCCGTGGTGCTGGTGGTCCACCGCCGCGCCCAGGAGCTGCTGGCCGGCTCGCTGGCCCGCCGCTGCCCCCTGCCCGTGCTCGAGCCGGACGACAAGGACGAGCTCGTCGCTGGCCGCGTGTACCTGGCGCCCTCGGGCTATCACCTGCTGGTGGACCGTGGCTGCGTCTGCCTCTCGCGCGAGCCCGCCGAGCATGGCCAGCGGCCCGCCGTGGATCCGCTCTTCGAGTCCGCCGCGGATGCCTATGGCCCCGCCGCCGCCGCGCTGCTCTTCAGCGGTCACGACGACGGCTGGGCCGGGCTGGCCACGCTGGGGGCTCGCGGAGGACACGTGGCCGTCATCGGCGAGGGCGAGCCCGTGGAGGGCGTGGAGCGCGTCCCGCTGAAGGATGTGAAGGTCTGGCTGGCCCGGTTGTCCTACGTGCCTCGAATGAAGGTGCAACCGTGA